One Luteimonas sp. MC1825 DNA segment encodes these proteins:
- the folP gene encoding dihydropteroate synthase, translating into MFDTVATLDCAGRPLRLDRPRVMGIVNVTPDSFSDGGEHATVDAAVAHGLKLAAEGADILDIGGESTRPGADSVGIEEELRRVVPVIERLARETALPISVDTYRPEVMRAAVAAGAGMVNDINALRGVGALEVVAELRVAVVLMHMLGEPRSMQDAPEYDDVVGEVHRFLAERIFAAEMAGIDRKRIVADPGFGFGKTRDHNLALLAQLQRFTELGVPVLAGLSRKRTIGDITGREDARDRVHGSVAAHLIAAQRGAMLLRVHDVAATVDAISVWQAVDAVPMPRPKDKAPAISWPE; encoded by the coding sequence ATGTTCGATACCGTGGCCACGCTGGATTGCGCCGGCCGCCCGCTCAGGCTCGACCGGCCGCGGGTGATGGGCATCGTCAACGTCACGCCGGACTCGTTCTCCGACGGCGGCGAACACGCCACCGTCGATGCCGCGGTGGCGCACGGCCTGAAGCTCGCGGCCGAAGGCGCGGACATCCTCGACATCGGAGGCGAATCCACGCGCCCGGGTGCCGACAGCGTCGGCATCGAGGAGGAGCTGCGCCGCGTGGTGCCGGTGATCGAACGCCTGGCACGCGAGACCGCGCTGCCGATCAGCGTCGACACCTACCGGCCCGAGGTGATGCGCGCCGCGGTCGCCGCCGGCGCGGGCATGGTCAACGACATCAACGCGCTCCGCGGCGTGGGCGCGCTCGAGGTGGTCGCCGAGCTGCGCGTGGCCGTGGTGCTGATGCACATGCTGGGCGAACCGCGTTCCATGCAGGACGCGCCGGAGTACGACGACGTCGTCGGCGAAGTGCATCGCTTCTTGGCCGAGCGCATCTTCGCCGCCGAAATGGCGGGCATCGACCGCAAGCGCATCGTCGCCGACCCGGGCTTCGGCTTCGGCAAGACCCGCGACCACAACCTGGCATTGCTGGCCCAGCTGCAGCGCTTCACCGAACTGGGCGTGCCGGTGCTGGCCGGACTGTCGCGCAAGCGCACCATCGGCGACATCACCGGCCGCGAGGACGCGCGTGACCGCGTGCACGGCTCGGTCGCCGCGCACCTCATCGCCGCCCAGCGCGGCGCGATGCTGCTGCGCGTGCATGACGTGGCCGCGACGGTCGATGCCATCAGCGTCTGGCAGGCGGTCGACGCGGTGCCGATGCCGCGGCCGAAGGACAAGGCGCCGGCGATCAGCTGGCCCGAGTAG
- the putP gene encoding sodium/proline symporter PutP → MTASTPLVITFAAYLALMVGIGLWAYRRTETFDDYILGGRSLGSVVTALSAGASDMSGWLLMGLPGALYLGGVSQSWIACGLLVGAWANWRFVAGPLRVYTERTRNALTLPDYFTHRFADDRRVLRMFAALVILVFFAVYCASGIVAGAKLFESVFGLPYAEALWWGAAVTILYTFIGGFLAVSWTDTVQATLMIFALLLVPAMVLVGVGGVDEGLALVEQVDPTRLDWVGGGGLVAVMSALAWGLGYVGQPHILARFMAAESLQTIPTARRIGMTWMALCLTGSMAVGLFGIAWYSAHPALAGPVTADAERVFIALAQQLFNPWVAGVLLSAILAAIMSTLSCQLLVCSSALTEDLYRGFVRPAAGQKELVWFSRAMVLAVALLAIFIARDPESRVLGLVAYAWAGFGAAFGPVVVLSLFWQRMTRNGALAGMVTGALVVVLWKQTGSTLYEIVPGFIAASIAIVFVSRLGRPPSSEVQATHRQVRLTLRENGY, encoded by the coding sequence ATGACCGCCAGCACGCCGCTTGTCATCACCTTTGCCGCCTACCTGGCCCTGATGGTCGGCATCGGCCTGTGGGCCTACCGCCGCACCGAGACGTTCGACGACTACATCCTCGGCGGGCGTTCGCTGGGCAGCGTGGTCACCGCGTTGTCGGCGGGTGCGTCCGACATGAGTGGCTGGCTGCTGATGGGCCTGCCGGGCGCGCTGTACCTGGGCGGCGTGTCGCAGTCGTGGATCGCGTGCGGCCTGCTGGTGGGTGCCTGGGCGAACTGGCGCTTCGTGGCCGGGCCGCTGCGCGTCTACACCGAACGCACCCGCAACGCGCTGACCCTGCCGGACTATTTCACCCACCGCTTCGCCGATGACAGGCGCGTGTTGCGCATGTTCGCGGCGCTGGTGATCCTGGTGTTCTTCGCGGTGTACTGCGCGTCGGGCATCGTCGCCGGCGCCAAGCTGTTCGAGAGCGTGTTCGGCCTGCCCTACGCGGAGGCGCTGTGGTGGGGCGCGGCGGTGACCATCCTGTACACGTTCATCGGCGGGTTCCTTGCCGTCAGCTGGACCGACACCGTGCAGGCCACGCTGATGATCTTCGCGCTTCTGCTGGTGCCGGCGATGGTGCTGGTCGGCGTGGGCGGGGTGGACGAGGGTCTCGCGCTGGTGGAGCAGGTGGATCCGACGCGGCTGGACTGGGTCGGCGGCGGCGGGCTGGTGGCCGTGATGTCGGCGCTGGCCTGGGGCCTGGGCTACGTGGGCCAGCCGCACATCCTGGCGCGCTTCATGGCCGCGGAATCGCTGCAGACCATCCCGACGGCGCGCCGCATCGGCATGACCTGGATGGCGCTGTGCCTGACCGGCTCGATGGCGGTCGGCCTGTTCGGCATCGCCTGGTACAGCGCGCATCCCGCCCTCGCCGGGCCGGTGACGGCGGATGCGGAACGCGTGTTCATCGCGCTGGCACAGCAGCTGTTCAATCCCTGGGTGGCCGGCGTGCTGCTGTCAGCCATCCTGGCCGCCATCATGAGCACGCTGTCGTGCCAGTTGCTGGTGTGCTCGAGCGCCCTCACCGAGGACCTGTATCGCGGGTTCGTGCGTCCCGCGGCCGGCCAGAAGGAGCTGGTGTGGTTCAGCCGCGCGATGGTGCTTGCGGTGGCGTTGCTGGCGATCTTCATCGCCCGCGACCCCGAGAGCCGCGTGCTCGGGCTGGTGGCATATGCCTGGGCGGGCTTCGGTGCCGCATTCGGGCCGGTGGTGGTGCTGTCGCTGTTCTGGCAGCGCATGACCCGCAACGGCGCGCTGGCCGGCATGGTCACCGGCGCCCTGGTGGTGGTGCTGTGGAAGCAGACCGGCAGCACGCTGTACGAGATCGTGCCGGGCTTCATCGCCGCCAGCATCGCGATCGTGTTCGTGAGCCGGCTGGGACGCCCGCCGTCGTCCGAGGTGCAGGCCACGCACCGGCAGGTGCGGCTGACGCTGCGCGAGAATGGCTACTAG
- the miaA gene encoding tRNA (adenosine(37)-N6)-dimethylallyltransferase MiaA produces MATSVIDARPRAIALMGPTASGKTALALDWAKRYGGEVVSVDSALVYRGLDIGAAKPDAAEQARVRHHMLDLRDPWQAYSAADFARDARLAVADIVARGRLPILAGGTGLYFRALLDGLAPMPAANPEVRAVLTADAAARGWPALHAELAVVDPAAAARIGHNDPQRIQRALEVWRTSGRAISDWQARPAPASARLPCRVLKVVVAPAARGTLHARIATRFDAMLAAGFLDEVLALRALPALQAHPAPLDLPAIRAVGYRQAWEFLDGACNADTFRARGIAATRQLGKRQLTWLRGELDARWFDPATDATRIARAVAAFLA; encoded by the coding sequence ATGGCTACTAGCGTGATCGACGCGCGGCCGCGGGCCATCGCGCTGATGGGGCCCACGGCCTCGGGCAAGACCGCGCTGGCACTCGACTGGGCGAAGCGCTACGGCGGCGAGGTGGTCAGCGTGGACTCGGCGCTGGTCTATCGTGGTCTCGACATCGGCGCCGCCAAGCCCGATGCCGCCGAGCAGGCGCGCGTGCGCCACCACATGCTCGACCTGCGCGATCCCTGGCAGGCCTACTCGGCCGCCGATTTCGCGCGTGATGCCCGCCTGGCGGTGGCCGACATCGTGGCGCGAGGCCGCCTGCCGATCCTCGCCGGCGGCACCGGGCTGTACTTCCGCGCGCTGCTCGACGGGCTTGCGCCGATGCCGGCGGCGAATCCCGAGGTGCGCGCGGTCCTCACGGCCGACGCCGCCGCTCGCGGCTGGCCCGCGCTGCACGCCGAGCTCGCTGTGGTCGACCCGGCGGCCGCGGCGCGCATCGGCCACAACGATCCGCAGCGCATCCAGCGCGCGCTCGAGGTCTGGCGGACCAGCGGCCGTGCGATCAGCGACTGGCAGGCGCGGCCGGCGCCGGCGTCGGCGCGCCTGCCGTGCCGGGTGCTGAAAGTCGTGGTGGCGCCGGCCGCGCGCGGGACCCTGCATGCGCGTATCGCCACGCGCTTCGACGCCATGCTCGCCGCCGGTTTCCTCGACGAAGTCCTGGCCCTGCGCGCCTTGCCCGCGCTGCAGGCGCATCCGGCGCCGCTCGACCTGCCGGCGATCCGCGCCGTCGGCTATCGCCAGGCCTGGGAATTCCTCGACGGCGCCTGCAATGCCGACACCTTCCGCGCGCGCGGCATCGCCGCCACCCGGCAGCTGGGCAAGCGCCAGCTCACCTGGCTGCGTGGCGAGCTCGATGCGCGCTGGTTCGATCCCGCGACCGACGCTACCCGCATCGCGCGCGCGGTGGCCGCTTTCCTGGCGTGA
- the hfq gene encoding RNA chaperone Hfq: MSKGQSLQDPFLNALRRERVPVSIYLVNGIKLQGTIESFDQFVVLLRNAVSQMVYKHAISTVVPARNVRIGPGGGYVQSPEDGEPESGPHGEDEAEDDAS; this comes from the coding sequence ATGTCCAAGGGACAGTCTTTGCAGGATCCTTTCCTGAACGCGCTGCGCCGCGAACGCGTGCCGGTGTCGATCTACCTGGTCAACGGCATCAAGCTGCAGGGCACCATCGAATCGTTCGACCAGTTCGTGGTGTTGCTGCGCAACGCCGTCAGCCAGATGGTCTACAAGCACGCCATCTCCACCGTGGTCCCGGCACGCAACGTCCGCATCGGCCCGGGGGGCGGCTACGTGCAGTCCCCGGAGGACGGCGAGCCCGAGTCCGGCCCGCACGGCGAGGACGAGGCTGAAGACGACGCCAGCTAG
- the hflX gene encoding ribosome rescue GTPase HflX translates to MFERSRKGENALLIQPHAGGPPDEGVLEEFSELARSAGAAVAHVATARIDRPNPAMLLGKGKLEELKAAAEASGADLVLVNHPLSPGQERNLEKYFERRVVDRTGLILDIFAQRARSHEGKLQVELAQLRHMATRLVRGWSHLDSQRGGSIGLRGPGETQLETDRRLLQKRVDMLQKRLGKVEVQNTQMRRARVRSELPRVALVGYTNAGKSTLFNALAGSDAYVADQLFATLDPTVRKVALAGGNVVLADTVGFVRDLPHELVAAFRSTLSEAREADLLIHLIDAADPLREERIAQVDAVLAEIDAGDIPQLLVYNKIDRLGVEPRHDRPHAGDHLDEVAVRERVWISARDGLGIDLLREALGQRLGLRRLHAELRLPPDAGRLRARLHQIDAVRGETHDEDGWLLDLDIPLTDARRLAALADGTHLRALLPAE, encoded by the coding sequence CTGTTTGAACGCTCGCGCAAGGGCGAGAACGCCCTGCTGATCCAACCGCACGCCGGCGGCCCGCCCGATGAGGGCGTGCTCGAGGAGTTCAGCGAACTCGCGCGCTCCGCCGGTGCCGCCGTCGCCCACGTCGCCACCGCGCGCATCGATCGCCCCAACCCGGCCATGCTGCTGGGCAAGGGCAAGCTCGAGGAGCTCAAGGCCGCGGCCGAGGCCAGCGGCGCCGACCTCGTGCTGGTGAACCACCCGCTGTCGCCCGGCCAGGAGCGCAACCTCGAGAAATACTTCGAGCGCCGCGTGGTCGACCGCACCGGGCTGATCCTCGACATCTTCGCGCAGCGCGCGCGCAGCCACGAAGGCAAGCTGCAGGTCGAACTGGCCCAGCTGCGCCACATGGCCACGCGCCTGGTGCGCGGCTGGAGCCATCTGGACAGCCAGCGCGGCGGTTCCATCGGCCTGCGCGGCCCCGGCGAAACCCAGCTCGAGACCGACCGCCGGCTGCTGCAGAAACGTGTCGACATGCTGCAGAAGCGCCTCGGCAAGGTCGAGGTGCAGAACACGCAGATGCGTCGCGCCCGCGTGCGCAGCGAACTGCCGCGCGTGGCGCTGGTGGGCTACACCAACGCCGGCAAGTCGACGCTCTTCAACGCGCTGGCCGGGTCGGATGCCTACGTCGCCGACCAGCTGTTCGCCACGCTCGACCCCACGGTGCGCAAGGTCGCGCTGGCCGGCGGCAACGTGGTGCTGGCCGATACCGTGGGCTTCGTGCGCGACCTGCCGCACGAACTGGTTGCCGCGTTCCGCTCCACCTTGAGCGAAGCGCGCGAGGCGGACCTGCTGATCCACCTGATCGACGCCGCCGACCCGCTGCGCGAGGAGCGCATCGCGCAGGTGGACGCCGTTCTGGCCGAGATCGACGCCGGCGACATCCCGCAGCTGCTGGTCTACAACAAGATCGACCGCCTCGGCGTCGAGCCGCGCCACGACCGCCCGCATGCCGGCGACCACCTGGACGAGGTGGCGGTACGCGAGCGCGTCTGGATCTCGGCGCGCGACGGCCTCGGCATCGACCTGCTGCGCGAGGCACTCGGCCAGCGCCTGGGCCTGCGCCGCCTGCACGCCGAGCTGCGCCTGCCGCCGGATGCCGGCCGCCTGCGCGCGCGCCTGCACCAGATCGACGCGGTGCGCGGTGAAACGCACGACGAGGACGGCTGGCTGCTGGACCTCGACATTCCGCTCACCGATGCGCGCCGACTGGCGGCCCTCGCCGACGGCACGCATCTCAGGGCCCTGCTGCCCGCCGAGTGA
- the hflK gene encoding FtsH protease activity modulator HflK, translating into MAWNIPGKNNDDRGSGRDDQRKNPWPPRRSGGNGRGRGGGPFDGILDQLRGMFGGGGGNPLRWVGIALVLWLAFNCFVLVGEQERGVVLRFGKFARVMQPGPNFKAPWPIERVTKLNTTGVRTFSNSLPVLTRDENIVTVSFNVQYRISDPQMYLFGSRDADRVLEQVAQSAVREQIGRSNLDSALNARGPLSVAAAASLQGSLDAYRTGLVVTELSLQDARPPEQVKPAFDEVNSAQQMNERLVNEARAYAAKIVPEARGQAARVRTTAEGYKTATIARATGDAQRFTLQVDEYRNAPEVTRKRLWLETVEQVLADNRKVVGGDGRQLIYVPMAGQGTGNAPPLLTPEIVSPTVNATTGEQAVSRLPRPAREGASR; encoded by the coding sequence ATGGCCTGGAACATTCCCGGCAAGAACAACGATGACCGCGGTTCGGGCCGCGACGACCAGCGCAAGAACCCCTGGCCGCCGCGTCGCAGCGGTGGCAACGGGCGTGGCCGCGGTGGTGGTCCGTTCGATGGCATCCTCGACCAGTTGCGGGGCATGTTCGGCGGCGGCGGTGGCAATCCGCTGCGCTGGGTCGGCATCGCCCTGGTGCTGTGGCTGGCCTTCAACTGCTTCGTGCTGGTCGGCGAGCAGGAGCGCGGCGTGGTGCTGCGCTTCGGCAAGTTCGCGCGCGTCATGCAGCCCGGCCCCAACTTCAAGGCGCCGTGGCCCATCGAGCGCGTCACGAAGCTCAACACCACCGGCGTGCGCACCTTCAGCAACAGCCTGCCGGTGCTGACCCGCGACGAGAACATCGTCACCGTGTCGTTCAACGTGCAGTACCGCATCAGCGACCCGCAGATGTACCTGTTCGGCTCGCGCGATGCCGATCGCGTGCTCGAGCAGGTGGCGCAGAGCGCTGTGCGCGAGCAGATCGGCCGCTCCAACCTCGACTCCGCGCTCAACGCGCGTGGCCCGCTGTCGGTGGCCGCGGCCGCCTCGCTGCAGGGCTCGCTGGATGCCTACCGCACCGGCCTGGTCGTCACCGAACTCAGCCTGCAGGATGCGCGTCCGCCGGAGCAGGTCAAGCCGGCGTTCGACGAGGTCAACAGCGCGCAGCAGATGAACGAGCGCCTGGTGAACGAGGCGCGTGCCTATGCCGCCAAGATCGTGCCCGAGGCACGCGGCCAGGCCGCGCGCGTGCGCACCACGGCCGAGGGCTACAAGACCGCCACCATCGCCCGCGCCACCGGTGACGCGCAGCGCTTCACGCTGCAGGTCGACGAATACCGCAATGCGCCCGAGGTCACCCGCAAGCGCCTGTGGCTGGAGACCGTGGAGCAGGTGCTGGCCGACAACCGCAAGGTCGTGGGCGGCGACGGCAGGCAGCTGATCTACGTGCCGATGGCCGGGCAGGGCACAGGCAACGCGCCGCCGCTGCTGACGCCCGAGATCGTGTCGCCGACCGTCAATGCCACCACCGGCGAACAGGCGGTCAGCCGCCTGCCGCGCCCGGCCCGTGAGGGAGCCAGCCGATGA
- the hflC gene encoding protease modulator HflC, translated as MRLNLIIPIVVVVLLGLLGSVFVVREGHVGLVLNLGRVARTDIGPGLHFKIPLVESARVFDRRFQASEFPPERSLTSERKDVSVDFVAIGFIVDAGDFYRATGGNEALVTDRLAPIIKESLRNEINTQTLTELVSGNRSEVIDRLLPGINQGARTLGMYIVDIRFKQIDLPTDSDVIDQVYNRMRAERQQVASALRAEGEEQARIVRAEADREQTVLLAEAERDAQKLRGEGDAEATRLYGAAGNRDPAFFAFQRSLEAYRRSFSDGDAVIVMERDDPFLQYLRSDR; from the coding sequence ATGAGACTCAACCTGATCATCCCGATCGTCGTGGTCGTGTTGCTGGGCCTGCTGGGTTCGGTGTTCGTGGTCCGCGAAGGCCACGTCGGCCTGGTGCTGAACCTTGGCCGCGTGGCACGCACCGACATCGGCCCGGGCCTGCACTTCAAGATCCCGCTGGTCGAGAGCGCGCGCGTGTTCGACCGCCGCTTCCAGGCCAGCGAGTTCCCGCCCGAGCGTTCGCTGACCTCCGAGCGCAAGGACGTGAGCGTCGACTTCGTGGCCATCGGCTTCATCGTCGATGCCGGCGATTTCTACCGCGCCACCGGCGGCAACGAGGCGCTGGTGACCGACCGCCTCGCGCCGATCATCAAGGAATCGCTGCGCAACGAGATCAACACGCAGACGCTGACCGAGCTGGTCTCGGGCAACCGCAGCGAAGTGATCGATCGCCTGCTGCCCGGCATCAACCAGGGCGCCCGCACGCTGGGCATGTACATCGTCGACATCCGCTTCAAGCAGATCGACCTGCCCACCGACAGCGACGTGATCGACCAGGTCTACAACCGCATGCGCGCCGAACGGCAGCAGGTGGCCAGTGCGCTGCGCGCCGAGGGCGAGGAGCAGGCACGCATCGTGCGCGCCGAGGCCGACCGCGAGCAGACCGTGCTGCTGGCCGAGGCGGAGCGCGACGCGCAGAAGCTGCGCGGTGAAGGCGATGCCGAGGCCACGCGCCTGTATGGCGCGGCCGGCAACCGCGATCCGGCGTTCTTCGCGTTCCAGCGCAGCCTCGAGGCCTATCGGCGCTCGTTCAGCGATGGCGACGCGGTGATCGTGATGGAGCGTGACGACCCGTTCCTGCAGTACCTGCGCAGCGACCGCTGA
- a CDS encoding adenylosuccinate synthase, whose product MGQSVVVLGAQWGDEGKGKIVDLLTTDIGAVVRFQGGHNAGHTLVIRGKKTVLHLIPSGILRDDALCLIGNGVVLSPAALIKEIGELEEAGVEVRSRLKISPATPLIMPSHIALDQAREKAAGGKAIGTTGRGIGPAYEDKVARRGIRVADLHYPQQLEELLRTALDYHNFVLTRYLGADAVDFQQTYDEALAFGDYVEPMKSDVAGILHDLRKQGKKVLFEGAQGSLLDIDHGTYPYVTSSNTTVGGALAGTGVGADAIDYVLGICKAYATRVGGGPFPTELDDEDGQKLRDRGQEYGATTGRPRRCGWIDIVALKRAVAINGISGLCITKLDVLDGFDKLKMCIGYQYRGKQTEYAPLDAQGWAECEPVYLEFPGWTENTHGITEWNKLPPAARAYLRALEELAGCPLSIVSTGPDREHTMVLQDPFA is encoded by the coding sequence ATGGGCCAGTCGGTCGTGGTGTTGGGCGCCCAGTGGGGCGACGAGGGCAAGGGCAAGATCGTCGACCTGCTGACGACGGATATCGGCGCCGTGGTGCGCTTCCAGGGCGGCCACAACGCCGGCCACACGCTGGTGATCCGCGGCAAGAAGACCGTCCTGCACCTGATTCCCTCGGGCATCCTGCGCGATGACGCGCTGTGCCTGATCGGCAACGGCGTGGTGCTGAGCCCGGCGGCGCTGATCAAGGAAATCGGCGAGCTGGAAGAGGCGGGCGTGGAAGTGCGCTCACGCCTGAAGATCAGCCCGGCCACGCCGCTGATCATGCCGTCACACATCGCCCTCGATCAGGCGCGCGAGAAGGCCGCCGGTGGCAAGGCCATCGGCACCACCGGGCGCGGCATCGGCCCGGCGTACGAGGACAAGGTGGCGCGCCGCGGCATCCGGGTCGCCGACCTGCATTACCCGCAGCAGCTCGAGGAGCTGCTGCGCACCGCGCTCGATTACCACAACTTCGTGCTCACCCGGTACCTGGGCGCCGACGCGGTGGACTTCCAGCAGACCTACGACGAGGCGCTGGCCTTCGGCGACTACGTCGAGCCGATGAAGTCCGACGTCGCCGGCATCCTCCACGACCTGCGCAAGCAGGGGAAGAAAGTACTGTTCGAAGGCGCGCAGGGCTCGCTGCTCGACATCGACCACGGCACCTACCCGTATGTCACCAGCTCCAACACCACCGTCGGCGGCGCGTTGGCCGGCACCGGCGTGGGCGCGGACGCGATCGACTACGTCCTGGGCATCTGCAAGGCCTACGCCACGCGCGTGGGCGGTGGGCCGTTCCCGACCGAGCTCGATGACGAGGACGGCCAGAAGCTGCGCGATCGGGGCCAGGAATATGGCGCCACCACCGGCCGCCCGCGGCGCTGCGGCTGGATCGACATCGTCGCGCTCAAGCGCGCGGTGGCGATCAACGGCATCAGCGGCCTGTGCATCACCAAGCTCGACGTGCTCGACGGCTTCGACAAGCTGAAGATGTGCATCGGCTACCAGTACCGCGGCAAGCAGACCGAGTACGCGCCGCTCGACGCCCAGGGTTGGGCCGAGTGCGAGCCGGTGTACCTGGAATTTCCGGGCTGGACCGAGAACACCCACGGCATCACCGAGTGGAACAAGCTTCCGCCGGCGGCACGTGCGTACCTTCGCGCGCTGGAGGAGCTGGCGGGCTGCCCGCTGTCGATCGTCAGCACCGGCCCCGACCGCGAACACACGATGGTGCTGCAGGATCCGTTTGCCTGA
- a CDS encoding MarR family transcriptional regulator, whose product MPRQPSPSLQAFRKSRAYRAGVLLKQLHLGLTATVEARLQDEGLDLTRPQAVALMVLIEHPGASNAELARLNGVSPQTMHQTLLRLERDGLVSRAPHPRLKRVQALEATPEGVALVTRGSAVARTAIEAVLGGLRTTQQDELVGLLERCAAALPAAAATALNCSGSTAKPRSGGLRSGA is encoded by the coding sequence ATGCCGCGGCAGCCAAGCCCCAGCCTGCAGGCGTTCAGGAAATCACGCGCCTACCGCGCCGGCGTGCTGCTGAAGCAGCTCCACCTCGGCCTGACGGCAACGGTGGAGGCCCGCCTGCAGGACGAAGGCCTGGACCTGACCCGGCCGCAGGCCGTTGCGCTCATGGTGCTCATCGAGCATCCCGGTGCCTCCAACGCCGAGCTGGCACGCCTCAACGGCGTGTCGCCCCAGACGATGCATCAAACGCTGCTGCGCCTTGAACGCGATGGCCTGGTCTCGCGCGCACCGCACCCGCGGCTCAAGCGGGTGCAGGCGCTGGAGGCGACGCCCGAGGGCGTGGCGCTGGTGACGCGCGGCAGCGCGGTGGCGCGCACCGCGATCGAAGCGGTACTGGGCGGGCTGCGGACGACCCAGCAGGACGAGCTGGTCGGCCTGCTGGAGCGATGCGCCGCCGCCCTCCCCGCTGCCGCCGCGACTGCCCTCAACTGCAGCGGTTCGACAGCGAAACCGCGCTCCGGGGGTCTACGGAGCGGAGCGTGA
- a CDS encoding efflux RND transporter periplasmic adaptor subunit → MSIRFRLLAISGLLAITLSGCGGEDAPEATPSLTVSLASPQLRDVTREVVASGAVAAWEEVSVGVELSGLRVASVEVEVGSVVAAGDVLLRVDDRTLASQLAQSDAQVREAQTNLETARRKAARIRELASAQMVSLQDAEEAEAARDNAQARLNTAMASRDASRVQRDFTVVRAPVAGVVSARSVQPGQVVGAGAELLKLIRDGRLEWRAELAEGDLLRVNVGTPVRVEAAGGGMVEGTVRTVSPGLDAQTRTGTVYVDLPDPGGLRAGMFAQGRLALGRAQALLVPGEAVVRRDGRAYVFTVDADNRVRERGVAVGGAHGDMVEVREGLTQGDRVVARGAGFLGDGDLVRVVESADAADAANAPAAPDANGTIAR, encoded by the coding sequence ATGTCGATCCGATTCCGCCTGTTGGCGATCTCCGGCCTCCTGGCCATCACCCTCTCGGGCTGTGGTGGCGAAGACGCCCCGGAGGCCACCCCGAGCCTGACCGTAAGCCTGGCCTCGCCACAGCTTCGGGACGTGACGCGCGAGGTGGTGGCGTCGGGCGCGGTGGCCGCATGGGAAGAGGTCTCGGTGGGCGTGGAGCTCTCCGGCCTGCGCGTGGCGAGCGTCGAAGTGGAGGTCGGCAGCGTGGTGGCAGCGGGCGACGTGCTGCTGCGCGTCGACGACCGCACGCTCGCCTCGCAGCTGGCGCAGTCCGACGCCCAGGTGCGCGAGGCGCAGACCAACCTCGAGACCGCGCGCCGCAAGGCCGCGCGCATCCGCGAGCTGGCCAGCGCGCAGATGGTGTCGCTGCAGGATGCCGAGGAGGCCGAGGCCGCGCGCGACAACGCGCAGGCGCGCCTCAACACCGCCATGGCCAGCCGCGACGCCTCGCGCGTGCAGCGTGACTTCACCGTGGTGCGCGCGCCGGTGGCGGGCGTGGTGTCGGCGCGCAGCGTGCAGCCGGGGCAGGTGGTGGGGGCGGGCGCGGAGCTGTTGAAGCTGATCCGCGATGGCCGCCTGGAGTGGCGCGCCGAACTCGCCGAAGGCGACCTGCTGCGCGTGAACGTCGGCACGCCGGTGCGCGTGGAGGCGGCCGGCGGCGGCATGGTGGAGGGCACGGTGCGCACCGTGTCGCCGGGGCTGGACGCGCAGACCCGCACCGGCACCGTATACGTGGACCTGCCGGATCCGGGCGGCCTGCGCGCGGGCATGTTCGCGCAGGGGCGCCTCGCGCTGGGGCGCGCGCAGGCGCTGCTGGTGCCGGGCGAGGCCGTGGTACGCCGCGACGGGCGCGCGTATGTGTTCACCGTGGACGCTGACAACCGCGTACGCGAGCGCGGCGTCGCCGTGGGCGGCGCGCATGGCGACATGGTCGAGGTGCGCGAGGGGCTGACGCAGGGCGATCGCGTGGTGGCGCGTGGCGCGGGCTTCCTCGGCGATGGCGACCTGGTGCGCGTGGTCGAGAGCGCGGACGCCGCCGATGCCGCCAACGCGCCGGCCGCACCCGACGCGAACGGGACCATCGCCAGATGA